The Sphingobacterium bambusae genome includes a window with the following:
- a CDS encoding VOC family protein, giving the protein MIKIEHIALYVQDLERMRSFYETYFGLTSGTKYHNKKTLFSSYFLRSEMEGARIELMHRPDVKRLAVDRSEPFGFTHCAFALGSKYAVDTLTERLRADGWVVLSEARTTGDGYYESVIEDPEGNRIELTV; this is encoded by the coding sequence ATGATAAAAATAGAACATATCGCACTGTATGTGCAAGATTTGGAACGTATGCGTAGCTTTTATGAAACCTACTTTGGTTTAACTAGCGGCACGAAGTATCATAATAAAAAGACCTTGTTTTCATCGTATTTCCTGCGATCGGAAATGGAAGGTGCGCGTATTGAACTTATGCATCGTCCAGATGTCAAGCGACTTGCCGTAGACCGAAGTGAGCCTTTTGGATTTACACATTGTGCTTTTGCGCTGGGCAGCAAATACGCTGTAGATACGCTGACGGAAAGATTACGTGCCGACGGTTGGGTTGTGCTCTCCGAAGCAAGAACAACGGGAGATGGTTATTACGAAAGCGTAATCGAGGATCCGGAAGGAAATCGGATTGAACTGACGGTTTAA
- a CDS encoding DUF1349 domain-containing protein has protein sequence METKESAAAWSVINPCVQRVQNQSIYLRSNANVDFFNKFEGTPLDNASFYYRTLDGDFSLSARVVVEARSTYDAVFLMARTSNSQWLKLALERNADGSNSIVSVFSNPWSDDANGELLLGETAYLRISRVGNLWGLHYSLDGERWRFVRTLGFVPQGELYVGYGVQSPLGEGFDGEVHDLQVSEQPQTDFRNGL, from the coding sequence ATGGAAACTAAAGAAAGCGCAGCCGCGTGGAGCGTCATTAATCCTTGTGTGCAGCGTGTGCAAAACCAGTCGATCTATCTAAGGTCAAATGCCAACGTGGATTTTTTTAATAAGTTCGAAGGGACGCCTTTGGATAACGCGAGTTTTTACTACCGCACACTAGACGGTGATTTTTCATTGTCAGCACGAGTTGTTGTCGAGGCGAGATCCACATATGACGCTGTCTTTTTGATGGCTAGAACAAGCAACTCACAGTGGTTAAAGTTGGCTCTTGAGCGTAACGCAGACGGGAGTAATTCTATCGTTTCTGTATTCAGTAACCCTTGGTCGGATGATGCCAATGGTGAGTTGCTGCTAGGAGAAACTGCTTATTTGCGCATATCACGCGTCGGCAACCTGTGGGGTCTACATTATAGCTTGGATGGTGAGCGGTGGCGCTTTGTGCGTACACTGGGATTCGTGCCACAGGGTGAGCTGTATGTGGGATACGGTGTACAATCGCCCCTAGGTGAAGGCTTTGATGGAGAGGTGCATGATCTTCAGGTATCTGAACAGCCACAAACGGATTTTCGTAACGGACTGTAA
- a CDS encoding UbiD family decarboxylase, translating to MGYRSLAECVADLEKHGHLIRIKEEVDPYLEMAAIHMRVFDVEGPALLFENVKGSKFPAVSNLFGTLDRSKFMFRDTLDHVKKLVDVKMNPMSVLKKPLDYVGSSMVALGALPWRKKAGAPILYGQTQISELPQIVNWPMDGGAFVTMPQVYSEDVERPGIMQANLGMYRIQLSGNDYIPNAEIGLHYQLHRGIGVHQTKANALGRPLKVSVFVGGPPSHPLSAVMPLPEGLSEMIFAGALGNRRFRYFYDDEGFCVSSDADFVITGTVYPQENKPEGPFGDHIGYYSLTHPFPLMKVHRVYHRKNPIWSFTVVGRPPQEDTSFGALIHEITGNAIPQQIAGLHAVHAVDPAGVHPLLFAIGSERYTPYQEVERPQELLTIANQILGTNQLSLAKYLFISAHADNPALDIHDIEQFMTHMLERIDFARDVHFQTNTTIDTLDYSGDGLNAGSKVTFAAVGRKKRTLARELPAGLDLPRPFNQAKLALPGILVLDGKAFTTYEEEIGLIDVWSKACEGLLFEGVQMIVLVDDAAFAADTVNNFVWVTFTRSNPAYDIYGVDSFTTFKHWGCRGPLIIDARTKPHHAPALIKDESIERRVDQLAAKGGSLHGVL from the coding sequence ATGGGGTATAGAAGTTTGGCAGAATGTGTGGCCGATTTGGAGAAGCACGGGCATTTAATTCGTATCAAGGAAGAGGTCGATCCTTATTTGGAGATGGCTGCCATACATATGCGGGTGTTTGATGTGGAAGGACCGGCTTTACTGTTTGAAAATGTAAAGGGATCGAAGTTTCCGGCAGTGTCCAATCTGTTCGGTACACTCGACCGGTCAAAATTTATGTTTCGCGATACACTGGATCATGTCAAAAAGCTGGTGGATGTGAAGATGAATCCAATGTCGGTGCTGAAAAAGCCGTTAGATTATGTCGGCTCATCGATGGTGGCCTTGGGGGCGCTTCCTTGGCGCAAAAAAGCGGGAGCACCAATCCTTTATGGACAAACTCAGATCTCGGAGTTGCCACAGATCGTTAACTGGCCGATGGATGGTGGGGCATTCGTGACGATGCCACAGGTGTATTCGGAAGATGTAGAACGACCAGGTATTATGCAGGCCAATCTAGGTATGTATCGCATACAGCTATCGGGGAATGATTATATACCTAATGCAGAAATAGGGTTGCATTACCAATTGCATAGAGGAATTGGTGTGCACCAAACCAAGGCCAATGCATTGGGAAGGCCGCTGAAAGTAAGTGTCTTTGTCGGAGGACCACCTTCACACCCATTGTCGGCCGTTATGCCACTGCCCGAGGGGTTATCAGAGATGATATTTGCTGGCGCATTGGGTAACCGTAGGTTTCGTTATTTTTATGATGACGAAGGATTCTGTGTATCGTCGGATGCCGATTTTGTTATTACCGGTACGGTTTATCCTCAAGAGAATAAACCGGAAGGCCCATTCGGGGATCATATCGGCTACTATAGTTTGACCCATCCGTTCCCATTGATGAAAGTGCACCGTGTGTATCACCGTAAAAATCCGATCTGGTCCTTTACAGTCGTGGGGCGGCCGCCACAAGAAGATACGAGTTTTGGAGCTTTGATTCATGAGATCACCGGAAATGCTATTCCGCAGCAGATCGCGGGTCTGCATGCTGTGCATGCTGTAGATCCTGCTGGCGTGCATCCGCTTTTGTTTGCTATAGGTAGCGAGCGCTATACGCCCTATCAGGAAGTGGAGCGACCGCAAGAGCTGTTGACCATCGCCAATCAGATTTTAGGAACCAATCAGTTGAGTTTGGCAAAATATCTTTTTATATCGGCACATGCCGATAATCCTGCGTTAGACATTCATGATATCGAACAGTTTATGACACATATGCTTGAACGTATCGATTTTGCGAGGGATGTTCATTTTCAAACCAATACCACGATTGACACCTTGGACTATTCTGGCGATGGGCTGAATGCGGGATCGAAAGTGACATTTGCTGCGGTAGGGCGTAAGAAGAGGACGTTAGCAAGAGAGCTCCCTGCAGGCTTAGATCTACCAAGGCCTTTTAATCAGGCGAAGTTGGCGTTGCCGGGTATTTTGGTATTGGATGGCAAGGCTTTCACGACCTATGAAGAGGAAATAGGCCTTATCGATGTTTGGAGCAAAGCTTGTGAAGGCCTTCTGTTTGAAGGTGTACAAATGATCGTTTTGGTAGATGATGCTGCCTTTGCTGCGGATACTGTGAACAATTTTGTGTGGGTTACCTTTACGCGTAGTAATCCGGCCTACGACATATATGGCGTGGATAGCTTTACAACATTCAAACATTGGGGCTGTCGCGGACCGCTGATTATCGATGCACGGACGAAGCCTCATCATGCGCCCGCTTTGATAAAAGATGAATCCATAGAACGGAGGGTTGATCAGCTCGCTGCAAAAGGAGGTTCGTTACACGGCGTACTCTAA
- a CDS encoding AraC family transcriptional regulator — translation MLKITTFRSVRFPDLVERFWFLENDDQETIVYHPPEPYINLRISWFEAEETRPALNMDDPFWEGLPLQHVRKCYLPHTRQLGVRFYPYGAYPFFGGTAQETIDALARFKDLVVGFMDGMPISDRKVAEELDVFLAKYYVQELYRRVAPLQLFYRQVRWDEDPPDIQRFCQQQGLYYTALNRVFRRVLGVSPKKFERLVKFRRALCDLLDSEHSLSLIGHAAGYFDQAHFIREFKAFSDITPSTYQQLMCAERLLQYNFRFL, via the coding sequence ATGCTCAAGATAACGACGTTCAGATCTGTTCGCTTTCCAGATTTGGTTGAGCGTTTTTGGTTTTTGGAAAACGATGACCAAGAAACAATCGTCTATCATCCACCGGAGCCTTATATAAATCTTAGGATATCATGGTTTGAGGCCGAGGAAACACGGCCTGCATTGAATATGGATGATCCTTTTTGGGAGGGATTGCCGTTGCAGCATGTGCGAAAATGTTACCTGCCCCATACTCGGCAGCTTGGTGTGCGCTTTTATCCCTATGGTGCGTATCCATTTTTTGGTGGGACCGCACAAGAAACCATCGATGCGCTAGCAAGGTTTAAAGATCTTGTTGTTGGCTTTATGGATGGAATGCCGATATCAGATCGAAAAGTTGCAGAGGAACTAGATGTTTTTCTCGCAAAGTATTACGTCCAAGAACTTTACAGGAGAGTGGCTCCCTTACAATTATTCTACAGGCAGGTACGGTGGGACGAAGACCCGCCGGACATCCAACGTTTTTGCCAGCAACAAGGTTTATACTACACGGCGCTAAATCGTGTGTTTAGACGTGTGCTGGGTGTTTCACCCAAGAAGTTCGAAAGGTTGGTGAAATTTAGGCGCGCTCTTTGTGATTTGCTGGATAGTGAACATAGCTTGAGCCTCATCGGCCATGCGGCAGGATATTTCGATCAAGCACATTTTATTCGTGAATTTAAAGCCTTCTCCGATATTACACCTTCCACTTATCAACAGCTAATGTGTGCTGAACGACTATTGCAATACAACTTCCGATTCTTGTGA